In one window of Caballeronia sp. TF1N1 DNA:
- a CDS encoding mandelate racemase/muconate lactonizing enzyme family protein, which produces MPIIESIAVCAAAVPLDRVTSFSTRTVSTRHYGLVKVRSTDGVEGIGFCYIGSAAGELLTVAVEQLLAPVLIGRDSYAVEGLWQTMYNEALLQGRAGTVMRALSILDVALWDLNARTHGVALHKYLGANELESVPAYASGGYYLDGKTPEKLGEEMAGYVEMGFRAVKMKGGRLSPQEEERRVKAAREAVGPDVELMIDMNNGWTDLTQALQHVRRIEQYDPYFIEEPFSPDDVDNHARLAKATRIPVATGEIGYGRWYHKELLDQGAAAILQSDAAVCGGITEWRKIAATAASHGVVMCPHWFHDLHAPLVAATPNARYVEYFWDDQVLNFRRLVDRQLSHENGRVKLHDAPGLGFSFDESQVAKYGQWKRI; this is translated from the coding sequence ATGCCTATCATCGAATCCATCGCCGTATGCGCGGCCGCGGTGCCGCTCGATCGCGTCACGTCCTTTTCGACGCGCACGGTGTCCACGCGTCATTACGGCCTCGTCAAGGTGCGCTCCACCGATGGCGTCGAAGGCATCGGCTTTTGCTATATCGGCAGCGCAGCGGGCGAATTGCTGACCGTGGCGGTGGAGCAGTTGCTCGCGCCGGTGCTGATCGGCCGCGACTCGTACGCTGTGGAAGGACTCTGGCAGACGATGTATAACGAAGCGCTGTTGCAAGGACGCGCGGGCACCGTGATGCGTGCGCTGTCCATTCTCGATGTCGCGCTGTGGGATCTCAACGCGCGCACGCATGGCGTGGCCTTGCACAAATATCTCGGCGCGAACGAGCTCGAAAGCGTGCCGGCGTACGCGAGCGGTGGCTACTATCTCGACGGCAAGACACCAGAAAAGCTCGGCGAGGAAATGGCCGGCTATGTGGAGATGGGTTTTCGGGCGGTGAAGATGAAAGGCGGGCGTTTGTCGCCGCAGGAAGAGGAGCGGCGCGTAAAAGCGGCACGCGAAGCCGTCGGGCCCGACGTCGAACTGATGATCGACATGAACAACGGCTGGACCGATCTCACGCAGGCCTTGCAGCATGTGCGCCGCATCGAGCAATACGATCCGTACTTCATCGAAGAGCCCTTTTCGCCAGACGATGTCGACAATCACGCGAGGCTTGCGAAAGCCACGCGCATTCCAGTGGCGACGGGCGAGATCGGCTATGGCCGCTGGTATCACAAGGAATTGCTCGACCAGGGCGCGGCCGCGATTCTGCAATCGGATGCGGCCGTGTGCGGCGGCATTACTGAATGGCGCAAGATCGCGGCGACGGCGGCAAGTCATGGCGTCGTGATGTGTCCGCACTGGTTCCACGACCTGCACGCGCCGCTCGTTGCTGCCACGCCGAACGCGCGCTACGTCGAATATTTCTGGGACGATCAGGTGCTCAACTTCCGCCGTCTGGTGGACCGCCAGTTGTCGCATGAGAACGGGCGCGTCAAGCTGCACGACGCGCCGGGTCTCGGTTTCTCCTTCGATGAATCGCAGGTGGCGAAGTACGGGCAGTGGAAGCGGATTTGA
- a CDS encoding LysR substrate-binding domain-containing protein, which yields MDSRYLQSFVFVVELGSIAEAARRLDLTPAAVAQRVKMLEAELGATLVRRSGRTVGATEAGERILARARAVLHDIRDLRSDIEDTDQLGGQLRLGGMATMMGSLIPDALAVLLGHHPQMDFYLEPGTSLDLYRKVTAGDLDAAVIAQPLFNLPKSCDWHTFRTEPLVLLTPAAMNVNDVHATLLSEPFIRYDRNVVGGQLADAYLRQQGIKPNQRCELDGLAAIATLVDRGLGVSLVPDWAPHEYPGISVRKWALPNAAPKRLVGLLWGRSCARIRLVQAFLGAADSIERTRHGSGKPKQ from the coding sequence ATGGACTCGCGCTATCTACAGAGCTTCGTGTTCGTCGTCGAACTGGGTTCGATCGCGGAAGCCGCGCGCAGGCTCGATCTGACGCCCGCCGCCGTCGCGCAACGCGTCAAGATGCTGGAAGCCGAACTCGGCGCCACGCTCGTGCGTCGCTCGGGCCGCACGGTGGGCGCGACGGAAGCCGGCGAGCGCATTCTCGCGCGGGCGCGAGCGGTGCTGCACGACATTCGCGACTTGCGTTCGGACATCGAGGACACGGATCAATTAGGCGGTCAACTGCGTCTTGGCGGCATGGCGACGATGATGGGCAGCCTCATTCCCGACGCGCTCGCGGTACTGCTCGGTCATCATCCGCAGATGGACTTCTACCTGGAGCCGGGCACGTCGCTCGATCTTTATCGCAAGGTGACGGCAGGCGATCTCGATGCCGCCGTGATCGCGCAACCGCTTTTCAATCTCCCGAAAAGCTGCGACTGGCATACGTTTCGCACGGAGCCGCTCGTGCTTCTGACGCCCGCCGCGATGAACGTCAACGACGTCCACGCCACCTTGCTTTCAGAACCCTTCATTCGCTACGACCGTAACGTGGTCGGCGGCCAACTCGCGGATGCGTATTTACGGCAGCAAGGCATCAAGCCGAATCAGCGCTGCGAACTCGATGGCCTCGCGGCCATCGCCACGCTGGTCGATCGCGGGCTGGGCGTCTCGCTCGTGCCGGACTGGGCGCCGCACGAGTATCCGGGCATTTCCGTGCGCAAGTGGGCGCTGCCCAATGCCGCGCCCAAGCGTCTCGTCGGCTTGTTATGGGGACGTTCATGCGCGCGCATCCGGCTCGTGCAGGCGTTTCTCGGTGCGGCGGACTCTATCGAACGGACGCGGCACGGGTCGGGCAAACCGAAGCAATAG
- a CDS encoding IlvD/Edd family dehydratase: protein MSDTFKKKSGAEQDPQPGGLRKSLTSYGDSGFSLFLRKAFIKGAGYTDSALDRPVIGIVNTGSAYNPCHGNAPQLIEAVKRGVMLAGGLPMDFPTISIAESFSQPTSMYLRNLMSIDTEEMIRAQPMDAVVLIGGCDKTVPAQLMGAASANIPAIQLITGSMLTGAHRGERVGACTDCRRYWGRFRAEEIDETEVAAVNNQLVASVGTCSVMGTASTMACIAEALGMTVPGGAAPPAVTSDRMRVAEMTGTQAVRMAKDDLTIDKILTADAFENAMRVLLAIGGSTNGIVHLTAIAGRMGYDVDLKALDRMGRETPVLLDLKPSGSHYMEDFHKAGGMATLLRELKPLLNLNALTVTGRTLGEEIEAAGPAFVQDVVRSFDKPIYPQGGIAVLEGNLAPGGAIIKQSAANAELMEHEGRAVVFENGADLATRIDSADLDVNADDILVLKNIGPKGAPGMPEAGYIPIPRKLATAGVKDMVRISDGRMSGTAFGTIVLHVTPESAIGGPLAHVQTGDRIRLSVSKREISLLISDEELAARAARHPVTIPTAERGYRKLFLDTVTQADKGVDFDFLRATEKRGTTPRS from the coding sequence ATGAGCGACACATTCAAGAAAAAGTCCGGCGCTGAACAAGACCCGCAACCCGGCGGCCTGCGCAAATCGCTGACGAGCTACGGCGACAGCGGCTTCTCGCTCTTTCTACGCAAGGCTTTCATCAAGGGCGCGGGCTATACGGACAGCGCGCTCGACCGGCCGGTGATCGGCATTGTCAACACAGGCAGCGCGTATAACCCGTGTCATGGCAACGCGCCGCAGCTGATCGAGGCCGTCAAGCGCGGCGTCATGCTCGCGGGCGGCCTGCCAATGGACTTCCCGACCATCTCCATTGCCGAATCGTTCTCGCAGCCCACCAGCATGTATCTGCGCAACCTCATGTCGATCGACACCGAGGAGATGATTCGCGCGCAGCCCATGGACGCCGTCGTGCTGATCGGTGGATGCGACAAGACCGTGCCCGCGCAACTGATGGGCGCGGCATCGGCGAATATCCCGGCGATACAGCTCATCACCGGTTCCATGCTGACGGGCGCGCATCGCGGCGAGCGCGTGGGCGCATGCACCGATTGCCGCCGCTATTGGGGACGTTTTCGCGCGGAGGAGATCGACGAGACGGAAGTCGCGGCGGTCAACAACCAGCTCGTCGCGAGCGTGGGCACGTGTTCGGTGATGGGCACGGCAAGCACCATGGCGTGTATTGCCGAAGCGCTCGGCATGACCGTTCCGGGCGGCGCCGCGCCGCCCGCGGTGACATCGGACCGCATGCGCGTCGCCGAAATGACCGGCACGCAAGCCGTGCGGATGGCGAAGGACGACCTCACCATCGACAAGATCCTCACCGCCGATGCCTTCGAGAACGCCATGCGCGTGCTGCTGGCTATCGGCGGTTCGACCAATGGCATCGTGCATCTGACCGCCATTGCCGGACGCATGGGCTACGACGTCGATCTGAAAGCGCTCGACCGCATGGGCCGCGAGACGCCCGTGCTGCTCGATCTGAAGCCGTCCGGCTCGCATTACATGGAGGATTTTCATAAGGCGGGCGGCATGGCCACGCTGCTGCGCGAACTCAAGCCGCTTCTCAATCTGAACGCGCTGACCGTCACGGGCCGCACGCTCGGCGAGGAGATCGAAGCGGCGGGTCCGGCCTTCGTGCAGGATGTCGTGCGCTCGTTCGACAAGCCGATCTATCCGCAAGGCGGTATTGCCGTCCTCGAAGGCAATCTCGCGCCGGGCGGCGCGATCATCAAGCAGTCGGCGGCGAACGCCGAACTCATGGAGCACGAGGGCCGCGCGGTGGTGTTCGAGAACGGCGCGGACTTGGCCACGCGCATCGATTCCGCCGATCTCGACGTCAACGCCGATGACATTCTGGTGCTCAAGAACATCGGTCCGAAGGGCGCGCCCGGCATGCCGGAAGCCGGGTACATTCCGATCCCGCGCAAGCTCGCGACGGCGGGCGTCAAGGACATGGTGCGCATCTCCGATGGCCGCATGAGCGGCACCGCATTCGGCACGATCGTGCTGCACGTGACGCCCGAATCGGCGATCGGCGGGCCGCTTGCGCACGTGCAGACGGGCGACCGCATTCGCCTGTCCGTGTCGAAGCGCGAGATCAGCCTGCTCATCAGCGACGAGGAACTCGCTGCGCGTGCGGCCCGACATCCCGTGACGATACCGACAGCGGAGCGTGGATACCGCAAGCTGTTTCTCGATACGGTGACGCAAGCGGATAAAGGCGTCGACTTCGATTTCTTGCGCGCGACGGAGAAGCGCGGCACGACGCCAAGAAGCTAG